In one window of Camelina sativa cultivar DH55 chromosome 15, Cs, whole genome shotgun sequence DNA:
- the LOC104744761 gene encoding uncharacterized protein LOC104744761 encodes MVSETVSKTESPPLIGPRISFSADLSDGGDFICISPVMCKELEKDVAKGSVKVSDFEFLSENVSPQKMHTADELFSEGKLLPFWQVKHSEKLKNITLKTNEDEEKRKAEVMKKDQEMNSNNRVSWYIDEDPSPRPPKCTVLWKELLRLKKQRNPSASPVTVRTVSSLSPSSSTSSSSSLEDAAKRVEREKEGKRGKKGLERTRSASMRIRPMIHVPICTPSKSSLPLPPLFPLSLKKNRVERRT; translated from the coding sequence ATGGTTTCAGAGACGGTTTCAAAGACGGAATCACCACCGTTGATTGGACCTCGTATATCCTTCTCAGCTGATTTATCCGACGGTGGAGATTTCATCTGCATCAGCCCCGTGATGTGTAAGGAACTAGAGAAAGATGTCGCTAAAGGGTCAGTGAAAGTCTCCGACTTTGAGTTCTTGTCGGAAAATGTGAGTCCACAAAAGATGCATACCGCCGATGAACTCTTCTCCGAAGGTAAGTTGCTTCCTTTTTGGCAAGTAAAGCACTCAGAGAAGCTTAAAAACATTACCTTGAAGACAaacgaagatgaagagaaaCGTAAAGCGGAAGTGATGAAGAAAGATCAGGAGATGAATAGTAACAACAGAGTGAGTTGGTATATAGACGAAGATCCATCTCCTCGTCCTCCCAAGTGTACGGTTCTTTGGAAAGAGCTTTTGAggttgaagaaacagaggaatccGTCTGCTTCGCCGGTTACGGTGAGGACGGTATCGTCTTTGTCTCCTTCGTCTTCTACATCATCATCGAGCTCGCTTGAGGATGCGGCGAAGagagtggagagagagaaagaagggaaGAGAGGTAAGAAAGGGTTGGAAAGAACGAGATCGGCGAGTATGAGGATTAGGCCGATGATTCATGTCCCTATTTGCACTCCTTCCAAATCATCTCTTCCATTACCTCCTCTGTTCCCACTTTCGCTTAAGAAAAACAGAGTAGAGAGAC